The following coding sequences are from one Leguminivora glycinivorella isolate SPB_JAAS2020 chromosome 7, LegGlyc_1.1, whole genome shotgun sequence window:
- the LOC125228040 gene encoding 40S ribosomal protein S15Aa, producing MVRMNVLSDALKSIHNAEKRGKRQVLIRPCSKVIVKFLTVMMKHGYIGEFEIVDDHRAGKIVVNLTGRLNKCGVISPRFDVPINDIERWTNLLPSRQFGYLVLTTSGGIMDHEEARRKHLGGKILGFFF from the exons ATGGTGCGTATGAACGTATTGAGTGATGCGCTGAAGTCCATTCACAATGCCGAAAAGCGCGGCAAAAGGCAAGTGCTTATCCGGCCTTGCTCCAAAGTTATCGTCAAGTTCTTGACTGTGATGATGAAGCACGGTTACATCGGCGAGTTCGAGATCGTTGATGATCACAGAGCGGGAAAGATCGTGGTAAACCTAACTGGAAGATTGAACAAGTGTGGAGTCATTTCACCCCGCTTCGATGTGCCGATTAATGACATTGAGAGATGGACTAACCTCCTGCCGTCCCGGCAGTTCGG ATACCTGGTTCTCACAACAAGCGGTGGCATCATGGATCATGAAGAGGCCAGAAGGAAACATCTGGGAGGAAAGATCCTTGGCTTCTTTTTCTAA